The Thaumasiovibrio subtropicus genome window below encodes:
- a CDS encoding SulP family inorganic anion transporter translates to MRLFQRQDWLGNVRGDVLSGIVVALALIPEAIAFSIIAGVDPKVGLYASFCIATVIAFVGGRPGMISAATGAMALLMVTLVKDHGLEYLLAATLLTGVLQIIAGYLQLGNLMRFVSNSVVTGFVNALAILIFMAQLPELTNVTWHVYAMTAGGLGIIYLFPYINKTIPSPLVCILVMTGLYLLLDLDIRTVGDMGELPDTLPMFLWPDVAWNLETLKIIFPYSAGLAVVGLLESMMTATIVDDLTDTNSDKNRECKGQGLANIFSGLMGGMAGCAMIGQSVINVKSGGRGRLSTLIAGVLLLILVVFFSDFVAEIPMAALVAVMIMVSIGTFSWDSILKVRTNPKSSTIVMVVTVAVVVYTHNLAYGVLAGVLLAALFFANKVGHFMLVDCNRSENGSLTTYTVKGQVFFASSAKFTQYFDFKEAVDKVVIDLSAAHFWDLTSVTALDKVVIKFRREGTDVELIGMNEASATIVDRFGVHDKPEEVEKLLGGH, encoded by the coding sequence ATGCGACTTTTTCAGCGCCAGGATTGGCTCGGAAACGTACGTGGCGATGTACTATCAGGTATTGTCGTTGCTCTTGCCCTCATTCCTGAAGCGATTGCTTTCTCTATCATTGCAGGTGTCGATCCCAAAGTTGGCTTATACGCCTCATTCTGTATTGCGACCGTCATCGCTTTTGTTGGTGGCCGTCCGGGGATGATCTCTGCCGCTACTGGCGCCATGGCATTGCTCATGGTGACGTTAGTGAAAGACCATGGTTTAGAATACCTACTTGCAGCAACACTGCTAACCGGTGTCTTACAGATCATTGCAGGCTATTTGCAATTGGGCAATCTGATGCGTTTTGTCTCTAACTCCGTTGTCACTGGGTTTGTAAACGCACTGGCCATTCTCATTTTTATGGCCCAGTTACCTGAGCTCACTAATGTAACTTGGCATGTTTATGCCATGACGGCGGGTGGCTTGGGCATCATCTATCTGTTCCCTTACATCAATAAAACCATCCCGTCACCACTCGTGTGTATCTTGGTCATGACTGGCTTATACCTGTTGCTCGATCTCGATATTCGAACAGTCGGTGACATGGGTGAACTCCCAGACACCTTACCTATGTTCCTCTGGCCAGATGTAGCGTGGAATCTTGAGACGTTGAAAATCATCTTCCCATATTCTGCTGGTCTAGCCGTTGTTGGCCTGCTTGAGTCGATGATGACAGCGACCATCGTTGATGATCTTACCGATACAAACAGCGACAAAAACCGTGAATGTAAAGGTCAAGGCCTTGCGAATATCTTCTCAGGTTTGATGGGCGGCATGGCTGGTTGTGCAATGATTGGACAGTCGGTAATTAACGTCAAGTCAGGCGGTCGTGGGCGTCTCTCTACGCTTATCGCTGGGGTACTGTTGCTTATTCTCGTTGTCTTTTTTAGTGACTTCGTTGCTGAAATCCCAATGGCAGCCCTCGTCGCCGTAATGATCATGGTCTCGATCGGTACCTTCTCTTGGGACTCCATCCTCAAAGTACGCACCAATCCCAAATCGAGCACCATCGTCATGGTCGTGACCGTTGCTGTGGTGGTTTACACCCACAACCTTGCTTACGGTGTATTGGCTGGTGTGCTACTGGCAGCGCTATTCTTCGCCAACAAAGTCGGCCACTTTATGCTAGTTGATTGTAATCGCAGTGAAAATGGTTCGCTCACAACCTATACTGTTAAGGGACAGGTTTTCTTTGCATCTTCAGCAAAATTCACGCAATATTTTGATTTCAAAGAAGCTGTAGACAAAGTCGTTATCGATCTAAGTGCTGCTCATTTTTGGGATCTTACTTCAGTGACTGCACTCGATAAGGTTGTTATCAAATTCCGACGTGAAGGGACAGACGTTGAGCTTATCGGTATGAATGAAGCAAGCGCAACCATTGTTGACCGCTTCGGGGTACACGACAAGCCAGAAGAAGTGGAAAAGCTTCTCGGCGGACACTAA
- a CDS encoding PhzF family phenazine biosynthesis protein: protein MKINAYLVNSFTIKGTGGNPAGVVLNADGLSYQEKLKIAQAVGFSETAFVSQDNVADFAVSFFTVTEEVDFCGHATLATFSTLFKLGEIIPGRYTQRTKAGLLTVDVEANGQVIMEQTLPEYLGVLEYEAIAPLIGINVDQLRSTQLPIEIVSTGLRDIIVPVPFGCLDTLIVDNEGLSAFSQAHDVVGIHAFEMNEEGSAITANCRNFAPLFGIPEESATGSASGALACYLVKHVKRSNVHRFTFEQGRAMDQASLISAWVASLDQTVQKVKVGGFATEIGQQGITLEG, encoded by the coding sequence GTGAAAATAAACGCATATTTGGTGAACTCTTTCACGATAAAAGGGACTGGCGGAAACCCAGCAGGGGTTGTATTAAATGCTGATGGTCTTTCTTATCAAGAAAAATTAAAAATAGCGCAAGCGGTAGGATTTTCTGAAACCGCATTTGTCTCTCAAGATAATGTGGCTGATTTTGCGGTCTCTTTTTTTACCGTAACGGAAGAGGTCGATTTTTGTGGTCATGCAACACTCGCGACATTCTCAACCTTATTCAAACTGGGAGAGATTATACCGGGGCGCTATACACAGCGTACGAAAGCGGGATTGCTTACCGTGGATGTTGAAGCTAATGGTCAGGTTATCATGGAGCAAACGTTGCCTGAATATTTAGGGGTTTTGGAGTACGAAGCGATTGCGCCTCTGATTGGTATCAATGTTGATCAACTTCGTTCGACGCAACTGCCAATTGAAATAGTTTCGACTGGGCTACGTGATATTATTGTGCCTGTTCCTTTTGGTTGTTTGGATACGCTAATTGTCGATAATGAAGGGCTGAGTGCGTTTAGCCAAGCACACGATGTTGTTGGGATACATGCGTTTGAAATGAATGAGGAGGGTAGCGCTATCACGGCGAACTGCCGTAACTTTGCGCCCTTGTTTGGCATTCCAGAAGAATCAGCAACAGGCAGTGCGAGTGGCGCATTGGCCTGCTATTTAGTGAAGCATGTGAAACGTTCGAATGTGCACCGTTTTACTTTTGAACAGGGGCGTGCAATGGACCAAGCCTCACTTATCTCAGCTTGGGTCGCATCGCTAGATCAAACTGTACAAAAGGTCAAAGTGGGTGGTTTTGCGACAGAAATCGGTCAGCAGGGTATTACTCTTGAAGGGTGA
- a CDS encoding universal stress protein, translated as MSKKIIACIDGSASSAAVCDAAAWASNYIDSPITLLHVLDREGYVSEANLSGAIGLGSRENLLEELVELDAQRSKLALQQGKVMLEAASQRIAAVSDIETESRQRHGDLVETLEELDESMDLLVIGREGAEVERHPDSHIGSHLEHVIRTQHHPILVAVPDFNVPKKVLIAFDGSDTAKKALQLLCTTNLLKEVECHLVMVAEDTLSNNAALKDEFTDLESRGVNVTAELCPGDVESVLVDYVKTHDIDLLIMGAYGHSRIRQFFVGSTTTKLMGSSPVSMLLLR; from the coding sequence ATGTCAAAAAAAATCATTGCCTGCATTGATGGCTCTGCTTCCTCTGCTGCTGTGTGTGACGCAGCAGCATGGGCTAGCAACTATATCGATAGCCCAATTACTCTTCTCCATGTGCTTGACCGTGAGGGTTATGTCTCCGAGGCAAATCTTTCAGGTGCAATCGGATTAGGTAGCCGTGAAAACCTCTTAGAAGAATTGGTTGAGCTAGATGCCCAACGCTCTAAGTTAGCACTTCAACAAGGCAAGGTAATGCTAGAGGCAGCAAGCCAGCGTATTGCCGCAGTCAGTGATATTGAGACAGAGAGTCGACAGCGCCATGGTGACTTGGTGGAAACACTCGAAGAACTCGATGAGAGTATGGACTTACTCGTCATTGGCCGCGAGGGCGCTGAGGTTGAACGTCACCCCGACAGCCATATCGGCTCTCACCTTGAACACGTTATTCGCACGCAACATCATCCGATTTTGGTTGCAGTACCAGACTTCAATGTGCCAAAGAAAGTACTTATCGCCTTTGATGGTAGCGACACAGCCAAAAAAGCGTTACAGCTACTCTGCACCACTAACCTGCTTAAAGAAGTCGAATGTCACCTTGTGATGGTGGCTGAAGATACATTATCGAATAACGCTGCGCTTAAAGACGAGTTCACCGATTTAGAGAGCCGTGGCGTCAATGTCACCGCGGAACTGTGCCCCGGTGATGTCGAGAGCGTACTGGTCGATTACGTTAAAACCCATGACATCGATTTACTCATCATGGGCGCATACGGCCATTCGCGCATACGCCAATTCTTCGTTGGTAGCACAACGACCAAGCTCATGGGTTCATCACCGGTTTCCATGTTACTTCTGCGTTAG
- the murQ gene encoding N-acetylmuramic acid 6-phosphate etherase, translating to MTVDLNTMITETRNPASANIDVLSTEDMLKVINDEDKKVAIAVDAVLPAIAQTVDAIATAFANGGRLIYMGAGTSGRLGILDASECPPTFGTPSEQVVGLIAGGHQAILKAVENAEDNRELGQQDLKDIQLSAADVLVGIAASGRTPYVIAGMQYAKTVGATVACICCNPSAPMTEVADIAITPVVGAEVVTGSSRMKAGTAQKLVLNMLTTGAMIRSGKVYGNLMVDVEATNAKLVERQKKIVMDATDCRREEAIVALEAANGHCKTAIVMILANVSAVEASQLLAANHGFTRAAIGEC from the coding sequence ATGACAGTAGACTTAAATACAATGATCACAGAAACACGTAATCCAGCCAGTGCGAATATCGATGTTCTGAGCACCGAGGATATGCTGAAAGTGATCAATGATGAAGATAAGAAAGTCGCGATAGCAGTAGACGCTGTTTTGCCTGCGATTGCGCAAACGGTGGATGCGATTGCTACCGCGTTTGCAAATGGAGGGCGGCTTATCTACATGGGCGCAGGTACATCAGGCAGACTGGGCATTTTGGATGCGAGTGAGTGTCCGCCTACATTTGGTACTCCCTCAGAACAAGTTGTTGGCCTTATCGCTGGTGGTCATCAAGCTATTTTGAAAGCGGTTGAAAATGCGGAAGATAACCGAGAACTCGGACAGCAAGACCTGAAGGACATCCAACTGAGTGCAGCGGATGTATTGGTGGGCATTGCAGCGAGTGGACGCACGCCCTATGTCATTGCAGGTATGCAGTATGCGAAGACTGTGGGTGCAACGGTTGCCTGTATTTGCTGTAATCCCTCTGCGCCAATGACGGAGGTCGCTGATATTGCGATTACACCTGTCGTGGGGGCTGAGGTTGTGACCGGCTCTTCTCGAATGAAAGCGGGTACGGCTCAAAAGCTTGTTTTGAACATGCTGACTACCGGCGCCATGATCAGGTCAGGCAAGGTTTACGGCAATTTAATGGTCGATGTGGAAGCAACTAACGCTAAGTTGGTTGAGCGGCAAAAGAAAATCGTGATGGATGCGACGGATTGTCGTCGTGAAGAAGCGATCGTGGCGTTGGAAGCGGCAAACGGTCATTGCAAAACAGCAATCGTGATGATTTTGGCAAATGTCTCTGCGGTAGAGGCTTCCCAGTTGTTGGCAGCGAATCATGGATTCACCCGTGCTGCTATCGGTGAGTGCTAA